The DNA region ACATTCCGTCGCCCTCCGCCAAACGCGCAGCTTCCCTTGCACTGGGCGGATTGCCGCTTACTTTGCGCAACCGGTGCACCATTAGCTCCGGCAACCTATTGTTTATCTTACACCCATGTCCACCATCGCCATCGTAGGAGCAACCGGAGCCGTAGGCCAGGAGATGCTCGAATGCCTTGATCAACGCAACGTCCCGTTCGACGAGCTCGTTCTGCTCGCATCCGCACGATCGGCTGGTAAACGGATCCCATTCCGAGGACAAGAGCTCGTCGTGCGCGAGCTCACCCACGATGCGTTCGAAGGCATCGACATCGCACTCTTCAGCGCCGGCGGCGGAATTTCCAAAGAGTTCGGCCCATCCGCAGCCAAGGCTGGCGCGGTGGTCATCGACAACTCGTCCGCTTTCCGCATGGATGCCGACGTGCCACTCGTGGTGCCTGAAATCAACGGCGATGCCGCATTCAACCACCCGCGCAACATCATCGCCAACCCGAACTGCACGACCATCGTCAGCTTGATGGCGCTTGCTCCATTGCACCGTGCCTTCGGCTTGAAGTCGGTCATCGGCTCGTCTTACCAGGCGGTTTCCGGATCGGGCGCGCAAGGCATCGCCGAGCTCGACACCCAGGCCAAAGCCTACGCCGCGGATGAAGAGATCACGCCATCGGTTTACCCGGTGCAGATCTTCTCCAACGCGATCCCACTCATCGGCAGCATGACCGAAACCGGCTACACCGATGAGGAAATGAAGCTCACCAAGGAAGGTGCCAAGATCCTCGATCTGGCAGGCCTCAAAGCGTCGATCACCTGTGTGCGCGTGCCGGTCATGCGCTCCCATTCGGTGGCAATCACTGCTCAGTTCGACCGTCCGGTCAGCGTCGACGCAGCCCGCGAGGCCATCGATGCCTTCGACGGCGTCCAGGTCATCGACGACCCGGCCAACGGTAAGTTCCCGACCCCACTCGACTGCACCAACCGCGACGACTGCCTCGTCGGCCGCATCCGTCCGAGCCTCGTGCTCGACAACGCACTCGACCTGTGGGTCGTCGGCGACCAGGTCCGCAAGGGCGCCGCTCTCAACGCGGTGCAGATTGCCGAGCTGCTCATTGCCCGCGGCAACTAAGCGATTCCTCTCCCAAGCACACAAAAAGGCTCACGTGTCGTACGGCGCGTGGGCCTTTTTGCGTCGTATCAGATAGGAACGCCCGGAACCAAAGCTCGCGAGGCGTGTCTCTTCAGCCTATCGATCATCATGAAAACCACCGCCATCCTACTTACCTCCTCACTGTTAGCCGCAGCCCCACTGGTTGCTGCCGACTCCGAACCAGCCACCACACAGAGCGCCGAGTCCGCGACCTCATGGGAATACAAACTGGTCCGCATCGCCTACCGTGGCGGCAACGAACGCGAGATCGCCGCCCTCAACAAAGAGCTCAACGAATCCGGTGCCGAAGGCT from Sulfuriroseicoccus oceanibius includes:
- a CDS encoding aspartate-semialdehyde dehydrogenase, whose protein sequence is MSTIAIVGATGAVGQEMLECLDQRNVPFDELVLLASARSAGKRIPFRGQELVVRELTHDAFEGIDIALFSAGGGISKEFGPSAAKAGAVVIDNSSAFRMDADVPLVVPEINGDAAFNHPRNIIANPNCTTIVSLMALAPLHRAFGLKSVIGSSYQAVSGSGAQGIAELDTQAKAYAADEEITPSVYPVQIFSNAIPLIGSMTETGYTDEEMKLTKEGAKILDLAGLKASITCVRVPVMRSHSVAITAQFDRPVSVDAAREAIDAFDGVQVIDDPANGKFPTPLDCTNRDDCLVGRIRPSLVLDNALDLWVVGDQVRKGAALNAVQIAELLIARGN
- a CDS encoding DUF4177 domain-containing protein, whose product is MKTTAILLTSSLLAAAPLVAADSEPATTQSAESATSWEYKLVRIAYRGGNEREIAALNKELNESGAEGWELVNTVKSETNDQLLLIFKRSK